In one window of Candidatus Methylomirabilota bacterium DNA:
- a CDS encoding ankyrin repeat domain-containing protein, producing the protein MGFFSALFEGRGKVGKKLIEASKAGTTEKVKSLLAEGADINAGDKHGWTALMHAIWHGRSKIAELLLKHGADVNAKDHNGWTALMRAAWKGHADVVEWLLKHGADVNAKDHNGWTVLMHAAGHGHSEIVERLLKHGADVNAKDKDGWTVLMHAAGHGRSGVVELLHKHGADVNAKDKDGWTALMRAAWNGHAGAVELLRKYGADVNANDHSGATALIRAAWRGHSGVVELLLKHGADANAKDNKDGTALIYAAERGRARIVGMLLNRGADMNVKDHDRQTARMHASSSGHSKVAELLEKHGAR; encoded by the coding sequence ATGGGTTTTTTTAGCGCATTATTTGAAGGCCGCGGGAAGGTTGGTAAAAAACTCATTGAAGCATCTAAGGCTGGAACAACCGAAAAAGTCAAGAGCCTGTTAGCTGAAGGCGCTGACATAAACGCGGGCGATAAACATGGCTGGACCGCCTTGATGCATGCGATCTGGCATGGGCGTTCCAAGATTGCAGAACTGCTGCTCAAGCATGGCGCCGACGTGAACGCGAAGGATCATAACGGCTGGACCGCCCTGATGCGTGCGGCCTGGAAAGGGCATGCCGACGTCGTAGAATGGCTGCTCAAGCATGGCGCCGACGTGAACGCGAAGGATCATAACGGCTGGACAGTTCTGATGCATGCCGCCGGGCATGGGCACTCCGAGATCGTAGAGCGGCTGCTCAAGCACGGCGCCGACGTGAACGCAAAGGATAAAGACGGCTGGACGGTTCTGATGCATGCCGCCGGGCACGGGCGTTCCGGAGTGGTAGAACTGCTGCACAAGCACGGCGCCGACGTGAACGCAAAGGATAAAGACGGCTGGACTGCCCTGATGCGTGCGGCGTGGAATGGACATGCCGGGGCGGTAGAACTGCTGCGCAAGTACGGCGCTGACGTGAATGCGAATGATCATAGTGGCGCGACTGCCCTGATCCGCGCGGCGTGGAGAGGGCATTCCGGGGTGGTAGAGCTGCTGCTTAAGCATGGTGCTGATGCGAACGCGAAAGACAACAAGGACGGTACGGCCCTGATCTATGCGGCTGAGAGAGGGCGTGCCAGGATTGTAGGGATGCTGCTCAATCGAGGCGCTGATATGAACGTGAAGGATCATGATCGCCAGACGGCCAGGATGCATGCGTCTTCGAGTGGACATTCCAAGGTAGCTGAACTGCTGGAGAAGCACGGGGCGCGCTAA
- a CDS encoding ankyrin repeat domain-containing protein produces MGFLGSIFGGSGKVGGQLIEASESGDTGKVKSLLAEGADVNARDREEWTALMHASRHGHTGVVELLLNRDADVNVRDNNGWTALMHASWHGHAGVAERLLHKSADVNVSDQHSWTALMYASDKGHAEFVRLLLNKDADMEARASNGSTALIIASAEGQFEIVKLLLDRGADVNAQAKDGGTALITASGKGHSEIVKLLLDRGANINTQDRQGWTALMRTAAEGQFGIVKLLIDRGADANAQAKDGSTAMMHAAWYGRIKVVELLVNNGADAKARDSKGGTAAYYASGNGHQNIVDLLEGHTAR; encoded by the coding sequence ATGGGTTTCCTGGGCTCAATATTTGGGGGTAGCGGGAAGGTTGGTGGACAGCTTATCGAGGCGTCTGAATCCGGAGATACCGGAAAAGTCAAGAGCTTATTGGCCGAAGGCGCCGATGTGAACGCGAGAGATAGGGAGGAATGGACAGCCTTAATGCATGCCTCTCGGCATGGGCATACCGGGGTTGTAGAGCTGTTGCTCAATCGAGATGCCGATGTGAATGTGAGAGACAACAATGGCTGGACAGCCTTAATGCATGCCTCGTGGCACGGGCATGCGGGAGTTGCAGAGCGGCTGCTTCATAAGAGTGCTGATGTGAATGTGAGCGATCAACATAGCTGGACGGCCCTGATGTATGCGTCCGACAAGGGGCATGCCGAGTTTGTACGGCTGCTGCTCAATAAGGATGCCGATATGGAGGCCAGAGCGAGCAACGGCAGTACAGCCCTGATCATCGCGTCCGCGGAAGGACAATTTGAAATCGTCAAGCTGTTGCTCGATCGCGGCGCCGATGTGAACGCGCAGGCGAAAGACGGCGGAACAGCCCTGATTACCGCGTCCGGGAAGGGTCATTCTGAGATCGTCAAGCTGCTGCTCGATCGAGGCGCCAATATTAACACACAAGACAGACAGGGCTGGACAGCGTTGATGCGCACGGCTGCAGAAGGGCAATTCGGGATCGTCAAGCTACTGATCGATCGCGGCGCCGATGCCAACGCGCAGGCGAAAGACGGCAGTACGGCCATGATGCATGCCGCGTGGTATGGGCGCATCAAGGTTGTGGAGCTGTTGGTCAATAACGGCGCCGATGCCAAGGCCAGGGACAGTAAAGGTGGTACAGCCGCATACTATGCGTCTGGAAATGGGCATCAGAATATTGTTGACCTGCTGGAAGGCCACACGGCGCGCTGA
- a CDS encoding MFS transporter: MLSNRARQERDGSVDDTISSLNFFIACLSNFFFFASLNAFSLLPLYIKTLGGTESQIGWVMGSYSLAAILGQPLAGALIDRFERKRFLLLGSTLGMLAAVGFAFSTHMDARFVLFRILQGMAYSTFYIANLTLVADIVPSSRRGEAVGLFGISGLITIALSPALGEQVIHRAGYSVFFLTAAVAAAACLLASLTFRNLSSTPRESVSSGLVFLIPSVRILPPILLSLVFGLASGTVFVFLPTYATQAGLSHIGGFYIAYSVAAIGIRLACGRLSDRWGRQRVILPALLLMGSGTLGLVWLGSLIGLLLVGTLTGMAHGLLFPALSAYTIDLADSEGRGRSIGAFSTAMLLGHALASFIFGIIAEQFGYRLIYLLASAIAMTTFLVLLCVRHRAHILRSPTASEA; encoded by the coding sequence ATGTTGTCAAACCGGGCTCGTCAGGAGCGGGATGGCTCTGTCGACGATACGATTTCCAGCCTCAACTTCTTTATCGCCTGCCTCTCCAATTTTTTCTTTTTCGCGAGCCTCAATGCCTTCAGCCTGCTTCCCCTTTACATCAAGACGCTTGGCGGGACCGAGTCGCAGATCGGTTGGGTCATGGGAAGCTACAGCCTTGCGGCCATTCTTGGGCAACCACTAGCCGGAGCCCTTATTGACCGTTTCGAGCGCAAGCGATTTCTGCTGCTGGGATCGACATTGGGGATGCTGGCCGCGGTCGGCTTTGCGTTCTCGACCCACATGGATGCGCGGTTCGTTCTCTTTCGCATCCTGCAGGGTATGGCGTACTCGACCTTCTATATTGCAAATCTGACGCTGGTGGCTGATATCGTTCCGTCGAGCCGTCGCGGGGAGGCGGTGGGCCTTTTCGGGATCTCCGGACTTATCACGATTGCGCTCTCCCCCGCTCTCGGGGAGCAAGTGATCCATCGTGCGGGGTATTCGGTATTTTTCTTGACTGCTGCTGTCGCCGCAGCCGCCTGCCTTCTAGCCAGCCTTACGTTTCGTAACCTCTCATCGACGCCCCGCGAATCTGTCTCCTCAGGCCTCGTTTTCTTGATCCCCTCGGTGCGTATCCTCCCGCCGATTCTCCTCTCCCTAGTGTTCGGTTTGGCCTCCGGGACGGTGTTTGTATTCCTGCCGACCTACGCGACACAGGCTGGGTTATCGCACATCGGTGGATTCTATATTGCGTACAGCGTCGCTGCGATCGGCATCCGGTTGGCGTGTGGTAGACTATCTGACCGATGGGGGCGTCAGCGCGTCATTCTTCCTGCCCTGCTGCTCATGGGATCGGGCACCCTGGGTCTTGTCTGGCTCGGCTCTCTGATTGGTCTGCTGTTGGTCGGGACGCTTACCGGAATGGCGCATGGCTTGCTTTTTCCGGCCCTGAGCGCCTACACAATTGACTTGGCGGACTCGGAAGGGCGTGGACGATCCATCGGCGCGTTCAGCACTGCGATGTTGCTGGGTCATGCGCTTGCGTCGTTTATATTCGGAATTATCGCAGAGCAGTTCGGCTATCGGCTGATCTACCTCTTAGCTTCGGCAATTGCGATGACGACGTTTCTTGTATTATTGTGTGTTCGACATAGAGCTCACATATTGCGGTCGCCTACAGCTTCGGAAGCGTAG